In one window of Paracoccus saliphilus DNA:
- the phnL gene encoding phosphonate C-P lyase system protein PhnL: MIEVQNVAKEFTLHNQGSTVLRVMEGASLTVAKGECVALTGASGAGKSTLMRMIWGNYRTDHGMIRVGDAEISGAEPRRIIALRRSTLGYVSQFLRVVPRVPTLRVVAEPLLALGVAEDEAEARAAELLSRLNIGENLWGLSPTTFSGGEQQRVNIARGFIHPYPALLLDEPTASLDTANRETVMRLIEEAKMRGAAILGIFHDEAARERLCDRQVDVGGFIPGRVA; the protein is encoded by the coding sequence ATGATCGAAGTGCAGAATGTAGCCAAGGAGTTCACCCTCCATAATCAAGGCAGCACCGTGTTGCGGGTGATGGAGGGGGCCTCGCTGACCGTGGCAAAGGGCGAATGCGTGGCACTGACCGGGGCCTCGGGCGCGGGAAAATCCACCCTGATGCGGATGATCTGGGGCAATTACCGTACCGATCACGGCATGATCAGGGTGGGCGATGCCGAGATATCGGGGGCGGAGCCGCGCCGGATCATCGCGCTGCGCCGTTCGACGCTTGGCTATGTCAGCCAGTTCCTGCGGGTCGTCCCCCGTGTCCCGACCCTGCGTGTCGTGGCCGAACCCTTGCTGGCGCTCGGGGTCGCAGAGGATGAGGCTGAGGCGCGGGCAGCGGAACTACTGTCGCGCCTGAATATCGGCGAGAACCTGTGGGGGCTGTCGCCGACGACCTTCTCGGGTGGTGAGCAGCAGAGGGTGAATATCGCCCGTGGTTTCATTCATCCTTACCCGGCGCTTTTGCTGGACGAGCCGACAGCCAGCCTTGATACCGCCAACCGCGAAACCGTCATGAGGCTGATCGAGGAGGCGAAGATGCGCGGTGCCGCGATCCTTGGCATCTTCCACGACGAGGCTGCGCGCGAGCGTCTGTGCGACCGGCAGGTCGATGTCGGGGGCTTCATTCCGGGGCGGGTGGCATGA
- the phnN gene encoding phosphonate metabolism protein/1,5-bisphosphokinase (PRPP-forming) PhnN yields the protein MTARVVAVVGPSGAGKDTLMIRAAERRPDLRLVRRVITRPAESGGEDFDGVSSAEFERMQGEGRFALDWQAHGLSYGVPHIAEDGLWLVNLSRGVLARAAKVFPGLSVIHIGAAPEVLATRLAGRGREGAEQIRSRIKREAGFHPGDLPVTYIDNSGDLEDATAAFIAALDEVLIP from the coding sequence ATGACCGCCCGGGTTGTGGCGGTGGTTGGGCCGTCGGGGGCGGGCAAGGACACGCTGATGATCCGCGCGGCCGAACGGCGACCGGATCTGCGGCTTGTACGCCGTGTCATCACCCGCCCGGCTGAATCGGGGGGTGAGGATTTTGACGGAGTTTCATCAGCAGAGTTCGAGCGGATGCAGGGCGAGGGCCGTTTCGCACTGGACTGGCAGGCTCATGGATTGAGTTATGGTGTTCCGCATATCGCGGAAGACGGGCTTTGGCTCGTGAACCTGTCGCGGGGGGTTCTGGCCCGCGCGGCCAAAGTCTTTCCCGGTCTATCGGTCATCCATATCGGTGCCGCACCCGAGGTGCTCGCCACGCGTCTTGCCGGTCGCGGTCGCGAAGGGGCCGAACAGATCCGGTCGCGCATCAAGCGTGAAGCGGGGTTCCATCCGGGCGATCTGCCTGTCACATATATCGATAACTCCGGTGATCTCGAGGACGCGACCGCAGCCTTTATCGCCGCGCTGGACGAGGTGCTGATTCCATGA
- a CDS encoding alpha-D-ribose 1-methylphosphonate 5-triphosphate diphosphatase: MILANAELILPDRVMRGAIHVENGIIAGITEGGAVSVGAADCEGAHIAPGLVELHTDNLERHIQPRPGVFWPHSAAIFAHDGELASAGITTVLDAVRVGSIPQDGAGYTKYARPLVSEINALSAAGRTRISHWIHLRSEVCSETLLDELAEFGPDDRVRLVSLMDHTPGQRQFRDLTKLAQYVQGKKGLSDAEFAEHVARLRALRDRYGEAHEAGAVAAAARIGATLASHDDTTAEQVAASAGYGIQLAEFPTTEEAARACRDHGIAVMMGGPNLIRGGSHSGNVAAEDLAGIGLLDILSSDYIPSSLLLGACHLARFWQDLPRAFATVTDAPARATGLTDRGRIEPGLRADLIRLTDLDRTARLTGVWVKGVQLG, encoded by the coding sequence ATGATCCTGGCCAATGCTGAACTGATCCTGCCCGACCGCGTCATGCGCGGGGCAATCCATGTCGAGAACGGGATCATCGCCGGTATAACCGAGGGTGGCGCGGTCTCCGTGGGTGCGGCGGATTGCGAGGGCGCGCATATCGCGCCGGGGCTGGTCGAGTTGCATACCGATAATCTCGAGCGCCATATCCAGCCGCGCCCCGGTGTTTTCTGGCCGCATTCCGCGGCGATCTTCGCGCATGACGGCGAGTTGGCCTCTGCCGGGATCACCACGGTGCTGGATGCCGTCCGCGTGGGGTCGATCCCACAGGACGGTGCGGGCTACACGAAATATGCCCGCCCCCTGGTCAGCGAGATCAACGCGCTCAGCGCTGCAGGCCGCACGCGGATCAGCCATTGGATTCATCTGCGGTCCGAGGTTTGCAGCGAAACCCTGCTGGATGAACTGGCCGAGTTCGGCCCCGATGACCGGGTGCGGCTGGTCAGCCTGATGGATCATACGCCCGGCCAGCGGCAATTCCGTGATCTGACGAAACTGGCACAATATGTGCAGGGCAAGAAGGGGCTCAGCGATGCGGAATTTGCCGAGCATGTCGCGCGGCTGCGGGCCCTTCGTGACAGATATGGCGAGGCGCATGAGGCCGGTGCCGTTGCGGCGGCGGCAAGGATAGGCGCTACGCTCGCCAGCCATGACGATACGACGGCTGAACAGGTCGCGGCCAGCGCTGGCTATGGCATCCAGCTGGCCGAATTCCCGACGACCGAAGAGGCCGCCCGTGCCTGCCGTGATCATGGGATTGCCGTGATGATGGGCGGGCCGAACCTGATCCGTGGCGGCTCGCATTCCGGCAATGTCGCGGCAGAGGATTTGGCGGGCATTGGCCTGCTGGATATCCTGTCCTCGGATTATATCCCCTCCAGCCTGCTGCTGGGTGCCTGCCATCTGGCGCGTTTCTGGCAGGATTTGCCGCGCGCCTTCGCGACCGTCACCGATGCTCCGGCGCGGGCGACCGGGCTGACCGACCGGGGCAGGATCGAGCCGGGCCTGCGCGCCGACCTGATCCGGCTGACCGACCTGGACCGGACCGCACGGTTGACCGGCGTTTGGGTCAAGGGGGTGCAGCTCGGCTGA
- a CDS encoding LysR substrate-binding domain-containing protein, with protein MTRLPPLNALRAFWAVMRKGNFRAAAAELLVSPQAVSQQIRLLEDTLDVTLFERRGRKVEPTERAILLSHFVQAGFDEFTEGIQRVTNSAHRHRININVSPYFATRYLVERLERFRDRHSGADLRLTTMIELPDFTSDEVDVAIQWGFGQWTDFETALLISDPKIICCAPELAKHIRTPEDLTRHRLLHPILAQDLWARVLRHLGLEPHDAASEIQFQDAATMRRGTISGIGVGLISRIDAEEDLKAGTLVAPLGTNALIDMDATDIPGFYLILPRAHRRIGIVASFCDWITSENWNDFPQAR; from the coding sequence ATGACTCGCCTGCCACCGCTAAACGCGCTGCGCGCCTTTTGGGCAGTGATGCGCAAGGGCAATTTCCGGGCGGCAGCGGCAGAGCTTCTGGTGAGCCCGCAAGCGGTCAGCCAGCAGATCCGGCTTCTGGAGGATACGTTGGACGTTACCCTGTTCGAGCGCAGGGGCCGCAAGGTCGAACCCACAGAACGCGCGATCCTGCTGTCGCATTTCGTGCAGGCCGGGTTCGACGAATTCACCGAAGGCATCCAGCGGGTCACCAACTCTGCCCATCGCCATCGCATCAATATCAATGTCAGTCCCTATTTCGCGACCCGCTATCTGGTCGAACGGCTGGAGCGTTTCCGCGACAGGCATTCGGGCGCCGATCTTCGGCTGACAACCATGATCGAGCTACCCGATTTCACGAGCGACGAGGTGGATGTGGCAATCCAATGGGGCTTCGGTCAGTGGACGGATTTCGAAACCGCATTGCTGATTTCAGATCCCAAGATCATTTGCTGTGCACCCGAACTGGCCAAGCATATCAGGACACCGGAGGATCTGACCCGTCACAGGCTGCTGCATCCGATCCTTGCACAGGATCTATGGGCACGGGTGCTAAGGCATCTGGGGTTGGAGCCGCATGATGCCGCAAGCGAAATCCAGTTTCAGGACGCAGCCACAATGCGTCGCGGCACGATCTCGGGAATCGGGGTCGGATTGATTTCCCGCATCGATGCGGAAGAGGATCTGAAGGCCGGAACGCTGGTCGCTCCGCTTGGCACGAACGCGCTGATCGATATGGACGCGACGGATATCCCGGGTTTTTACCTGATCCTGCCTCGCGCCCATCGCAGGATCGGCATCGTCGCAAGCTTCTGTGACTGGATCACATCCGAAAACTGGAACGATTTTCCACAGGCGCGGTGA